The Nitrospirales bacterium genome includes a window with the following:
- the radA gene encoding DNA repair protein RadA, protein MARKTTSTKSTFCCQACGYQAPRWSGRCPDCNEWNSMKEEVMRKAGVHRPSGVGANPQKPLPIGDILGVEDMRLPTGIGEFDRVLGGGVVPGSVILVGGDPGIGKTTLLLQALPSLCFCDGNVLYVSGEESVQQIKMRGDRLNVLSPDLYVYAATSLQDIFKVAQELRPQALVVDSIQTVFTEEISSAPGSVSQVQEVACQLMWYAKRSGVPVFLIGHVTKEGVIAGPRLLEHIVDTVLYFEGDKSHAYRILRAVKNRFGATNEIGVFEMSDAGLAEVDNPSELFLNGRPERATGSVVVSSLEGSRPIMVELQALVADTGYAMPKRMANGVELNRVALLLAVMEKRLGVHLSGQDVYVNIVGGLHIDEPTMDLGIVVAVLSSLRDIPLDSRTIVLGEVGLGGEVRPVNQVEIRIREAMKLGFERCLLPQGNLKKWKPIQGMEMIGIQEIRGAFELVMANA, encoded by the coding sequence ATGGCTAGAAAAACGACCTCCACAAAGTCGACTTTTTGTTGTCAAGCCTGTGGATATCAGGCTCCACGGTGGAGTGGGCGTTGCCCGGACTGTAATGAATGGAATTCCATGAAGGAAGAGGTCATGCGGAAAGCCGGAGTTCATCGGCCTTCTGGAGTAGGAGCCAATCCTCAAAAGCCCTTGCCGATTGGTGATATTCTTGGAGTCGAAGACATGCGGCTGCCGACCGGCATAGGTGAATTCGATCGTGTCCTCGGCGGAGGAGTTGTGCCAGGCTCAGTGATTTTAGTCGGGGGCGATCCTGGAATCGGCAAAACCACGCTCCTGCTTCAGGCTTTGCCTTCACTATGTTTTTGCGATGGGAATGTGTTGTATGTGTCAGGTGAAGAGTCAGTGCAACAGATCAAAATGCGCGGCGATCGCTTGAACGTGTTGTCCCCCGACCTGTATGTCTATGCGGCGACGTCATTGCAGGATATTTTCAAGGTCGCCCAAGAACTCAGACCTCAAGCGCTTGTCGTCGATTCGATTCAAACGGTTTTTACCGAAGAGATTAGTTCAGCTCCAGGAAGCGTAAGTCAAGTCCAGGAAGTCGCATGTCAACTCATGTGGTATGCCAAACGAAGCGGCGTGCCCGTGTTCTTGATCGGCCATGTCACGAAAGAAGGCGTGATCGCCGGGCCGCGGTTGCTCGAACACATCGTCGATACGGTCTTATATTTCGAAGGGGATAAATCTCATGCGTATCGTATTCTACGGGCCGTGAAAAACCGGTTTGGAGCGACTAACGAAATTGGCGTGTTTGAGATGAGTGATGCAGGCTTGGCTGAAGTTGATAATCCGTCGGAGTTATTTCTCAACGGCCGTCCTGAGCGGGCAACAGGCTCAGTCGTCGTTTCCAGCCTGGAAGGTTCGCGTCCTATCATGGTCGAGCTTCAGGCTCTGGTGGCAGACACGGGATATGCGATGCCGAAACGGATGGCGAACGGCGTGGAATTGAATCGAGTGGCCTTGTTATTGGCCGTGATGGAAAAGCGTCTCGGCGTGCATCTGTCGGGACAGGATGTGTATGTCAATATCGTGGGGGGGCTCCATATTGATGAGCCCACGATGGACCTTGGGATTGTTGTGGCTGTCCTTTCGAGTCTTCGAGACATCCCGCTTGATTCGCGAACGATCGTGTTGGGCGAAGTAGGGCTTGGTGGGGAAGTGCGTCCGGTTAATCAGGTGGAAATTCGCATTCGTGAGGCTATGAAACTCGGGTTTGAACGATGTCTTCTGCCTCAAGGCAATCTAAAGAAATGGAAGCCCATTCAAGGCATGGAAATGATCGGGATTCAGGAAATACGTGGAGCATTTGAACTGGTGATGGCCAATGCCTAA
- a CDS encoding 2OG-Fe(II) oxygenase translates to MTSVATNTAEEVSEAITRQDRQALLQEYREQGEFLAIESFLSQDVIAQFMDEVEAVRPRLNRNFIPGHKKGGSVSYYLVKQSAPALTVLYKDPGFIEWLSQLAGERLLLCPEDDPHSCALYFYTEAGDHIGYHYDTSYYKGARYTVLIGLLDNSTSRLECRLHTKDPVKPDKQLSLATKPGSFVFFNGDKLYHAVTPLGQNEERIVLTLQYVTNPEMGRLYRWFSNMKDAVGYFGLPALFRRS, encoded by the coding sequence ATGACAAGTGTTGCGACAAATACGGCAGAAGAAGTTTCTGAAGCGATTACCCGCCAGGATCGCCAAGCGCTACTCCAAGAATATCGGGAGCAGGGGGAGTTTTTGGCGATTGAGTCCTTTTTGTCACAGGATGTGATTGCTCAATTCATGGATGAAGTCGAAGCGGTTCGTCCTCGGCTCAATCGCAACTTTATTCCCGGGCATAAAAAGGGCGGAAGTGTAAGTTATTATCTCGTCAAACAGTCCGCTCCAGCGCTGACGGTCTTGTATAAGGATCCCGGGTTTATCGAATGGCTGAGTCAGCTTGCGGGGGAGCGCTTGCTACTCTGTCCAGAAGATGATCCCCATTCATGCGCCCTCTATTTCTACACCGAAGCGGGAGACCATATCGGCTATCACTACGATACGTCGTATTATAAAGGCGCTCGCTACACGGTTTTGATCGGGTTACTGGATAATTCGACCAGTCGCCTCGAATGTCGTCTGCATACCAAGGATCCGGTAAAGCCCGACAAACAACTGTCTCTGGCAACGAAGCCTGGCTCGTTCGTCTTCTTTAACGGTGACAAGCTGTATCATGCGGTGACTCCGTTGGGCCAGAATGAAGAACGCATTGTGCTCACATTACAATATGTGACCAATCCTGAAATGGGACGGTTGTATCGCTGGTTTTCGAACATGAAGGATGCGGTAGGGTATTTCGGGTTGCCGGCATTATTTCGCCGTTCGTGA
- a CDS encoding YfiR family protein produces MACRGLVCLGLSLVFISSSMTVSAYAARPLELEIKASFLYHFTQFLQWPSSKLSDNTEPMRICLMAPDYFSDIFEQMIQGKTQGGHSFLTVRNPSPKNVQGCHLIFFDQGYSSQWSHIRQLLGTEAILTVGETDGFLHSGGMIQFFLEMQKFRFAINPEVIKARDLVVSSKLLRLAKIVTNPP; encoded by the coding sequence ATGGCCTGTCGTGGGCTGGTATGCTTAGGGCTGAGCTTGGTGTTCATTAGCTCCTCGATGACCGTGAGTGCCTATGCGGCCCGGCCTCTGGAGTTAGAAATCAAAGCCTCTTTCCTGTACCATTTCACTCAATTTTTGCAATGGCCCTCCTCCAAACTGTCCGATAACACTGAGCCCATGCGTATTTGCCTGATGGCGCCCGATTATTTTTCGGATATCTTCGAACAGATGATTCAAGGGAAAACACAAGGTGGCCACTCATTTTTGACCGTTCGTAATCCGTCCCCCAAGAATGTTCAAGGTTGTCATCTGATTTTTTTTGACCAAGGCTATAGCTCGCAGTGGTCACACATCCGTCAGTTGTTGGGGACCGAAGCCATTCTGACCGTCGGAGAAACTGACGGTTTTTTACACAGTGGGGGTATGATTCAATTTTTCCTTGAAATGCAAAAATTTCGTTTTGCGATCAATCCAGAGGTCATCAAGGCCAGGGATTTAGTCGTCAGTTCCAAACTCTTGCGCTTGGCGAAAATCGTCACAAACCCACCTTAA
- a CDS encoding Stp1/IreP family PP2C-type Ser/Thr phosphatase — translation MAITWQGWGLTDIGRVRTVNQDTFRLHPDLSVWVVADGMGGHAGGEVASRLAIETIGPYIALHQERLNTPNVESRKSLLKDSLVATNQAIRTHARQHPAFSSMGTTAVVLHISGSSSHDATIAHVGDSRAYRIQDQAIIQLTRDHSLVEERIDLGIITREEASTHPLRNVLTKGLGIESVVEPSAQTTSLLPMDKILLCSDGLTKMLTDDEILTIIRQNQHSMKEACQLLIDRANQLGGQDNITVVLVSSDH, via the coding sequence ATGGCAATAACGTGGCAAGGCTGGGGACTGACCGATATTGGACGAGTCCGCACGGTTAACCAGGATACGTTTCGATTACATCCCGACTTGTCCGTTTGGGTGGTGGCTGACGGCATGGGAGGTCATGCCGGAGGGGAGGTGGCGAGCCGCCTGGCGATCGAGACGATCGGGCCATACATCGCTCTGCATCAGGAACGGCTCAACACGCCGAACGTCGAATCCCGTAAGTCCCTTTTAAAAGATTCACTCGTCGCGACGAATCAGGCCATTCGCACTCATGCCCGCCAGCATCCTGCCTTCAGCAGTATGGGAACCACCGCCGTCGTCTTGCATATTTCAGGGTCATCATCACACGATGCGACGATCGCACACGTTGGTGATAGTCGCGCCTACCGTATTCAAGACCAGGCGATTATCCAGTTGACTCGAGATCATAGCCTCGTTGAAGAGCGGATCGATCTAGGCATCATCACTCGCGAAGAAGCGTCCACACATCCGTTACGGAATGTCCTGACCAAAGGTCTTGGCATCGAATCCGTCGTGGAGCCGTCAGCCCAAACCACGTCTCTCCTGCCAATGGACAAGATCTTGTTATGCTCGGATGGATTGACCAAAATGCTGACCGACGATGAAATCCTTACAATCATCCGTCAAAACCAGCATTCGATGAAGGAAGCCTGTCAACTGTTGATTGACAGGGCAAACCAGTTGGGAGGGCAGGATAATATCACGGTCGTGTTGGTGAGCTCCGATCATTGA
- the rimI gene encoding ribosomal protein S18-alanine N-acetyltransferase — protein sequence MKFRFSQASLEDIEELVAIENRVFTSPWSRKSFEAELQGNEFSLILVARCEPDTTAASEMSSLTSACGIIGYICVWIVFEELRFMNIAVEIDWRRRGIGSALVQHALDAGKKQGAQRALLEVRESNTSAQALYVKFGFSTYGTRLNYYTNPNENAMLMARDS from the coding sequence GTGAAATTTAGATTTTCTCAAGCATCACTTGAAGATATTGAAGAGCTGGTTGCGATTGAAAATCGAGTGTTTACCTCGCCCTGGTCTCGCAAATCCTTTGAGGCTGAATTGCAAGGCAATGAATTTAGTCTGATCCTTGTCGCGCGTTGTGAGCCTGACACAACAGCTGCATCTGAAATGTCTTCTCTCACGAGTGCTTGCGGCATCATTGGGTACATCTGTGTCTGGATAGTCTTTGAAGAGCTCCGGTTTATGAATATAGCCGTCGAAATTGATTGGCGCCGCCGGGGCATAGGTTCTGCCTTAGTCCAACATGCGTTAGACGCAGGGAAAAAGCAGGGCGCTCAACGTGCTCTTCTTGAGGTGCGAGAATCGAACACATCCGCCCAGGCTCTATATGTTAAATTCGGGTTTTCTACGTATGGTACACGTCTGAACTACTATACGAATCCGAACGAGAATGCTATGCTTATGGCTCGAGATTCATGA
- a CDS encoding ribonuclease H-like domain-containing protein, translating to MLKSTFILLDGIGESTEQRLWEQGIDNWEIFLHSSDISGIPSARKELYDASLKTAQQELEKGNARYFAHCLKSRDHWRLFESFRDRTAFLDIETNGAPASHGYITVVGIYGKHGMTSLIHEDTLTQSRLQEELEKYDLLVTFFGSGFDLPYIRAQFPSLILDHPHFDLCFAARRLGYKGGLKRIEGEFNLERPPHIHGLDGWDAVVLWEAWRRGDHQAGSRLLEYNELDVKNLEPLAEQVFAELKQRYQPPKSTHDSRKRNLQWQ from the coding sequence ATGTTGAAATCTACTTTTATTCTCCTTGACGGCATTGGTGAGTCCACCGAACAACGACTCTGGGAACAGGGGATCGATAACTGGGAGATATTTTTACATTCTTCTGACATTTCAGGCATTCCTTCTGCCCGCAAAGAGCTGTATGATGCGTCACTCAAAACAGCCCAACAGGAACTCGAAAAGGGCAATGCCAGATATTTTGCGCACTGCCTAAAATCTCGTGATCATTGGCGGCTTTTTGAAAGCTTTCGCGATCGCACCGCGTTCCTCGACATCGAAACGAACGGAGCCCCAGCCTCGCACGGGTATATTACCGTTGTCGGCATCTATGGAAAGCATGGCATGACCTCCTTAATTCATGAAGACACCTTGACACAATCTCGTCTTCAAGAAGAACTGGAGAAATACGATCTTTTGGTAACTTTCTTTGGCTCTGGCTTTGACCTTCCTTATATACGCGCTCAATTTCCAAGCCTTATCCTCGATCATCCACACTTTGACCTGTGCTTTGCGGCACGACGACTCGGCTATAAAGGCGGGCTCAAACGGATTGAGGGAGAGTTTAACCTGGAACGTCCGCCTCATATTCATGGGTTGGACGGATGGGATGCTGTCGTACTCTGGGAAGCCTGGCGACGTGGAGATCACCAAGCTGGCTCCAGACTACTGGAGTACAATGAACTGGACGTCAAAAACCTTGAACCATTGGCCGAGCAGGTCTTTGCAGAACTCAAACAACGTTATCAACCACCAAAATCAACGCACGACTCGCGGAAGAGAAATCTCCAATGGCAATAA
- a CDS encoding DUF6445 family protein has product MSILPFRELKSGTDYWVEDHVLPNALEIAQRCISIPTWTLGSPWRAEPWPGMRAPNALTTEELAQIERCVKTRLGISAIRPQNHNDMGLSGHNHIQIVGGSEGVARPHVDSASICDYAAVLFLHPHPPTPHCGTSLYRLHIPGEAPDGNYCPKAYESLSAVPAMPKDIDPTMFQEILEVPYVFNRLLAYKADLIHSATSYFGWSHELASKRMAVVFFWKVEE; this is encoded by the coding sequence ATGAGTATTCTTCCATTTCGTGAGCTAAAATCCGGAACCGATTACTGGGTAGAAGATCATGTCTTGCCCAACGCCCTGGAGATCGCCCAACGCTGCATATCAATCCCCACATGGACATTAGGTTCACCATGGAGGGCAGAGCCGTGGCCGGGAATGCGCGCGCCGAATGCACTCACCACGGAAGAATTGGCCCAAATCGAACGATGCGTCAAAACACGCTTGGGGATTTCTGCGATACGCCCACAAAATCATAACGACATGGGGCTCTCGGGTCATAATCATATACAAATCGTCGGAGGATCAGAGGGCGTGGCCAGGCCACATGTGGATTCCGCCAGTATTTGCGATTACGCCGCGGTGTTATTTCTTCACCCCCACCCACCCACCCCACATTGCGGAACCTCGTTGTACCGCCTTCACATCCCAGGTGAAGCACCGGACGGCAATTACTGTCCGAAAGCATACGAAAGCCTCAGTGCGGTCCCTGCCATGCCCAAGGACATCGACCCCACCATGTTTCAAGAAATTCTTGAAGTTCCGTATGTCTTTAATCGTTTGCTGGCCTATAAAGCGGACTTAATCCACTCGGCCACTTCGTATTTTGGCTGGAGCCATGAATTGGCATCAAAACGCATGGCCGTGGTCTTTTTTTGGAAAGTGGAAGAGTAA
- the tatC gene encoding twin-arginine translocase subunit TatC has product MPTVAHPLSRHISELKRRLIIVGATVLVGFMIAFSYSSVLIDWFKRPFEDTLIFYSPAEALFASIKISFLAGIVASVPVILYQFWKFIEPALLKKEQGWAIPLFVLGLTCFVLGLVFCNLVILPLVIDFFVTFGMDRSISPELAVGTYVDFNVKFLLAFGFAFEIPLVLTLLARVGFIAPAMLSQYRKHAVMVALILSAVVTPDATLFTMLLMAIPLIILYEIGIIGAKVFWQPRASAETSDEPEGQDSFVSEGTSERGRNG; this is encoded by the coding sequence ATGCCCACCGTTGCCCATCCCTTAAGCCGACATATTTCTGAACTCAAACGGCGTCTCATCATCGTGGGAGCGACCGTTTTAGTCGGCTTTATGATCGCTTTTTCGTATTCCTCGGTGCTGATCGATTGGTTTAAACGGCCGTTTGAAGATACGCTCATTTTTTACTCGCCTGCTGAAGCCCTCTTTGCGTCCATCAAGATCTCTTTCCTGGCCGGCATCGTGGCGAGTGTCCCTGTGATTCTGTACCAGTTTTGGAAGTTTATCGAGCCGGCTTTACTGAAGAAAGAACAGGGCTGGGCGATTCCTCTCTTTGTGCTTGGGCTGACTTGCTTCGTCCTTGGTCTTGTCTTTTGCAACCTCGTGATCCTGCCCCTCGTCATAGATTTTTTTGTGACCTTTGGGATGGACAGGTCCATTAGCCCTGAGCTAGCCGTCGGGACCTATGTCGATTTTAATGTCAAGTTTCTACTTGCCTTTGGATTTGCGTTTGAAATTCCTTTAGTGCTGACTCTCTTGGCGCGGGTAGGGTTTATTGCCCCGGCCATGCTCAGTCAATACCGAAAGCATGCGGTGATGGTTGCGTTGATTCTTTCCGCTGTCGTGACTCCGGATGCGACACTTTTTACGATGCTCCTTATGGCGATTCCTCTCATCATTCTCTATGAAATTGGGATTATTGGTGCCAAAGTGTTTTGGCAGCCACGGGCATCTGCTGAAACTTCTGATGAACCAGAAGGTCAGGATTCATTCGTCTCTGAGGGGACATCTGAAAGAGGTCGTAACGGATGA
- a CDS encoding YdcH family protein, whose protein sequence is MVTDEEIAAQLRASNSEFRELEEAHHRLDAELQELLKNHVLTPQEEILKKQLQKEKLGKKDRMAWLVRQQRNDSCDMAIS, encoded by the coding sequence ATGGTGACAGACGAAGAAATTGCAGCACAGCTTCGAGCCTCTAATTCGGAATTTCGTGAATTAGAGGAGGCCCATCACCGGCTTGACGCCGAATTACAGGAACTGCTCAAGAATCACGTCTTGACTCCTCAAGAAGAAATTCTCAAAAAGCAATTACAGAAAGAAAAGCTTGGCAAAAAGGACCGGATGGCTTGGTTGGTTCGACAACAACGAAATGATTCATGTGATATGGCTATTTCCTGA
- a CDS encoding cyclophilin-like fold protein → MELQARRIKISVGGLNMEADLKPTRTAQAIYEALPIETSVNVWGEEFYCKVPGVKDYRETATTQVKVGDVAFWGVGEMLAIFFGRTPMSIGEDPVPADRVNVIGKIDGDAKAFREAMGATTIKVEPIG, encoded by the coding sequence ATGGAACTACAGGCTCGACGTATCAAAATATCGGTTGGCGGCCTTAACATGGAAGCTGATCTCAAGCCAACCAGGACGGCGCAAGCCATCTACGAAGCCTTACCCATCGAGACGTCGGTTAATGTATGGGGTGAAGAGTTCTATTGCAAGGTTCCGGGAGTGAAAGATTATCGTGAAACGGCCACGACACAAGTGAAAGTCGGAGATGTCGCATTTTGGGGAGTAGGAGAAATGCTAGCGATTTTCTTCGGCCGAACCCCGATGAGTATCGGTGAAGATCCGGTGCCGGCCGATCGTGTCAATGTCATCGGTAAAATTGATGGTGACGCGAAGGCGTTCAGAGAGGCGATGGGCGCTACGACGATTAAAGTTGAACCTATCGGCTAG
- a CDS encoding glutamate decarboxylase, whose translation MSATNHDPWDLFNMDIPENHFPQTGTGPRVAEAIVNSEAWTDAQPMMNLSSFVTTFTEPESERIAHAHFLKNYIDHDMYPQLFKMEQRMVRWLHHLWNGPQDVTPYGTATVGSSEACMLAGLAHKWNWRHARQKVGKDANRPNMVTGGNVQIVWKKFMRYFDIEPRLVPLRPGAYGLTAERLEEFVDEHTIAVVAIAGQTFTGEDDDFRGIQAWLDDYEARTGISIPMHIDGASGGFVNPFTDPDYEWDFRLPRVQSINASAHKFGLVPPGLGWVIFRDDTVFHKDLIFYVNYLGGDMPTATLNFSRNAFQVAYQYYLFIRLGFEGYRKVMTTTVTNSAYLRQMLVDSGYFEIMNETQRIPVVALTLKSSVTNFNEFDVSARVRERGWVLSAYTMPPDAQEVRTLRIVVRPHLNHNVVKGLAEDIIEACQWLEKHGGNETPPPLHDHATHSPSKC comes from the coding sequence ATGTCAGCAACGAACCATGACCCCTGGGATCTATTCAACATGGATATCCCAGAAAATCACTTTCCCCAAACAGGAACCGGTCCTCGCGTGGCCGAAGCCATTGTCAACAGTGAAGCATGGACCGATGCCCAGCCCATGATGAACCTTTCATCCTTCGTCACCACGTTCACGGAACCCGAATCGGAACGAATCGCTCATGCCCATTTCCTGAAAAATTATATCGACCATGACATGTACCCGCAGCTCTTTAAAATGGAACAACGGATGGTGCGGTGGCTGCATCATCTTTGGAATGGGCCCCAAGATGTGACACCATACGGCACCGCAACGGTTGGCTCGAGTGAAGCGTGCATGTTGGCTGGGCTTGCCCATAAATGGAACTGGCGTCACGCGCGCCAAAAGGTAGGCAAGGACGCGAATCGCCCGAACATGGTAACTGGAGGCAATGTCCAAATCGTCTGGAAGAAATTCATGCGCTATTTTGATATCGAACCCCGGCTCGTGCCTCTACGCCCCGGTGCTTATGGCCTGACCGCCGAACGACTGGAAGAATTCGTCGATGAACATACCATCGCCGTCGTCGCGATCGCCGGACAGACATTTACGGGCGAGGACGACGATTTCCGAGGGATTCAAGCCTGGCTGGATGACTACGAAGCTCGCACCGGCATCAGCATTCCCATGCACATCGACGGTGCCTCAGGGGGGTTTGTCAATCCATTCACTGACCCTGACTACGAATGGGACTTCCGTCTACCGCGCGTGCAATCCATCAATGCCTCTGCGCATAAATTCGGATTGGTTCCTCCGGGACTGGGGTGGGTCATTTTCCGAGATGACACTGTCTTCCACAAAGATCTGATTTTCTACGTCAACTATCTCGGCGGCGACATGCCGACGGCCACCCTGAATTTCAGCCGAAACGCGTTTCAGGTTGCGTATCAATATTATCTATTCATCAGGCTAGGGTTTGAAGGTTACAGAAAAGTGATGACGACGACGGTCACTAATTCCGCCTACCTTCGTCAGATGTTAGTCGATAGCGGATATTTTGAGATCATGAATGAAACACAGCGGATTCCCGTGGTAGCGCTGACGCTCAAATCCTCGGTCACGAACTTCAACGAGTTCGATGTGTCGGCAAGAGTACGGGAGCGTGGCTGGGTGTTGTCTGCCTACACGATGCCGCCGGACGCCCAGGAAGTGCGTACCCTGCGTATCGTCGTACGTCCTCACCTGAACCACAATGTCGTGAAGGGGCTCGCTGAAGACATCATTGAAGCTTGCCAATGGCTTGAGAAGCATGGAGGCAATGAAACACCGCCACCATTGCATGATCACGCGACTCATTCGCCATCGAAATGTTGA
- the tsaB gene encoding tRNA (adenosine(37)-N6)-threonylcarbamoyltransferase complex dimerization subunit type 1 TsaB has translation MLILAIETATSRHSIAVLEDSSVLGYRHGDSRGSHTRWLIPKIDELLRSLDLSMRKFSGLAVSIGPGSFTGLRAGLATVAGFRTALDIPIVIVPTLEALAWNIPSETRLICPMLQATAQEVYWAGFRWERGILKRVTDDHVSQAEQVIEFFKEPVVGFGEGWLIHRHIIVEKSPVWTSASADVHEASAVSVALASLPRFARGEYAQVGVTPRYVLPSYAEAKRRVS, from the coding sequence ATGCTCATCCTTGCAATAGAAACAGCCACCAGCCGACACAGTATTGCTGTCTTGGAGGACAGCAGCGTGTTGGGGTATAGACATGGAGATTCTCGGGGGTCCCATACGCGATGGCTGATTCCCAAGATTGATGAATTGTTGCGGTCCTTAGATTTAAGCATGCGAAAATTTTCTGGGTTGGCGGTGTCGATTGGTCCCGGGTCCTTTACGGGGTTACGCGCTGGCTTAGCGACGGTGGCTGGCTTTCGTACGGCTCTTGACATTCCAATCGTGATAGTGCCTACGCTTGAAGCATTGGCTTGGAATATTCCGTCAGAAACCAGGCTTATTTGCCCGATGTTACAAGCCACTGCCCAGGAGGTCTATTGGGCGGGATTTCGTTGGGAACGTGGGATATTGAAACGTGTGACCGATGATCATGTCAGTCAGGCAGAGCAGGTGATAGAATTCTTTAAAGAGCCGGTTGTTGGTTTTGGAGAGGGTTGGTTGATTCATCGGCACATCATCGTGGAAAAGTCTCCTGTCTGGACCTCAGCGTCAGCCGATGTCCATGAAGCCAGTGCTGTCAGTGTGGCGTTAGCTAGTCTGCCTCGATTCGCACGAGGAGAATATGCACAAGTCGGGGTTACCCCTCGATATGTGCTTCCATCCTATGCGGAAGCCAAGAGAAGGGTGTCGTGA